Within Protaetiibacter intestinalis, the genomic segment GGGGCGGACGGCGATCCGCGCCCCCTGGCCGAGCGTCCGCACCTCGTGTTCTTCCTGCACGACGAGCTCATCGTGCACACCCCCGCCGAACTCGCGGAGCGGGTCGCCGACGCCCTGCGCGGGTCAGCGGCCGAGGCCGGGCGCATCCTGTTCGGCGCGGCGCCCGTCGAGTTCCCGCTGAGCGTCGCCGTGGTCGACAGCTACGCCGACGCGAAGTAGCCACACACCGAACGACACGCTTGTGATTCCCCCGGTCAACAGGGCATAATGACCGCAAGCAACAGCGAACGTACGTCAGGTCGATGGGGAAGTCGCATCTGACGAACGGAGAGAAAAGTGGCTGCTGCGATGTCGCGCGGAGTGGTGTACGTCCACTCCGCTCCTCGTGCGCTCTGCCCGCATGTCGAGTGGGCAGCGGGCCGTGCGCTCGGACGCGCCGTCAACTTCGATTGGCGCCCGCAGCCGGTGCTGCCCGGCGCCCATCGCACCGAGTACACCTGGGAGGGCCCGCGCGGCACGGGCGCGCTGCTCGCCTCCGCGCTGCGCGGCTGGGAGCACCTGCGCTACGAGGTCACCGAGGATGCCGGCCTCGGCACCGACGGCGGCCGCTGGATGCACACGCCCGACCTCGGGATCTTCTTCGCTCAGACCGACACGGCGGGCAACACGGTCGTCCCGGAGGACCGCATCCGCGCCGCCATGGAGGCCGCGGGTTCCGACGCCTTCGAACTGCACCGGCAGCTGCGGGTGGCCCTCGGCCACGCCTGGGACGAGGAGCTCGAGCCCTTCCGCTACGCGGGCGAGGACAGCCCGGTCATCTGGCTGCACAAGGTCGGCTAGCGCAAGGGAGCGATGGCGATGCTGAAGACGGACGAGATCGATCTGCGCCGACTGCTCGACGAGCTCGAGGAGCCCCTGATCCACGTGGCCGAGGTGGTCGAGGCGGAGGAGCCCGACGACGGATTCGACGGGCTCTGCACGCAGCACGACGGCTGCCGGATCATCTCCGGCTGAGCGCGAACCCGGCTCAGACCGAGCGGAACACCACGACGGAGTTGTGGCCGCCGAACCCGAACGAGTTCGAGATCGCGAGCTGCGGACCGTCGCCGAGCGGGCGCGGCGAGGTGACCACGTCGAGCGGGATCTCGGGGTCCTGTTCGGTCAGGTTGATCGTCGGCGGCGCCAGGCGCTGCTGCACGGCGAGGATCGTGAAGATCGCCTCGAGCGCGCCGGTGCCGCCCAGCAGGTGGCCGGTCGAGGCCTTGGTGGCCGACACGGGGATGCCGTGCACCCGGTCGCCGAACACCGACAGCAGCGCCTTGTACTCGGCGATGTCGCCGACGGGCGTGCTCGTCGCGTGCGCGTTGACGTGGGTGACCTCGTCGGCGGATGCGCCCGCCTGCGCGAGTGCGGCCTGGACGGCGCGCGAGGCGCCCCAGCCCTCGGGGTCGGGGGCCGTGATGTGGTACGAGTCGCTCGTGACGCCGCCACCGGCGAGCTCGGCGTAGATCTTCGCCCCGCGGGCCTTCGCGTGCTCCTCGGTCTCGAGCACGATCGAGGCGGCGCCCTCGCCCATGACGAAGCCGTCACGGCTCACGTCGTAGGGCCGGGAGGCGGTCTCGGGGGAGTCGTTGCGCTTGGAGAGCGCCTGCATGGAGGCGAAGGAGGCGAGGGTGATGCCGTGGATCGCCGACTCGGTGCCGCCGGCGATGACGATGTCGGCGTAGCCCTGCTGCAGGTGGTCGTAGGCGTTCGCGATGGCTTCGGTGCTGGAGGCGCACGCGGAGACGTCGGTGCGGGCGAAGGCGCGCGCACCGAGGTGCATGCTGACGGCCGCCGCGGCGGCGTTCGGCATGAGCATGGGGACCGTCATCGGGAGCACCCGGCGCGGACCTTTCTCCTTGAGGGTGTCCCAGGCGTCGAGCAGCGTCCACAGCCCGCCGATGCCGGTCGAGTACTCGACGCCGAAGCGCTCGGGCTCCACCTCGGGGGCGCCGGCATCCTGCCATGCCTCACGCGAGGCGATGAGCGCGAACTGGCTCATCGGGTCGAGACGCTTGATCTCCTGGCGCTCGAGCACCTCCTCGGGGCGCACCTTGGCCTCCGCGGCGAAGGTGACGGGCAGCTCGAGCTCGCTCACCCACTCGTGGGTGAGGGTGTGGGCTCCGGACTCACCGGCGAGCAGCGCGTTCCAGGTGTCGGGTGCGGTGCCTCCGAGCGGGGAGGACGTGCCGATGCCGGTGACGACGATCTTCTTGGTCATTCGTGGAACTCCGAGGATGGGCGGTACTCGTCCCGTGGGGTTGTTCCGGGACGTCGGGGGTCGGGCGGGGACGGATGCGTCCCCGCCCGTCGTCGACTAGCTGGCGTTGACGATGTAGCTGACGGCGTCGCCGACGGTCTTGAGGTTCTTGACCTCCTCGTCGGGGATCTTGACGTCGAACTTCTCCTCGGCGTTGACCACGATGGTCATCATCGAGATGGAGTCGATGTCGAGGTCGTCCGTGAACGACTTGTCGAGCTCGACGGTGTCCGCCGCGATGCCGGTCTCGTCGTTGATGAGCTCAGCCAGGCCGGCGAGGACTTCTTCGGTGGACAGTGCCATGTTCGTTTTCTCCTAGGGGTGTCGAGTGACCGGGGACAAGTTTAGGGGAGCCGCACGACCTGGGCCCCGAAGACGAGGCCCGCGCCGAATCCGATCTGCAGGGCGAGTCCGCCCGACAGCTCGGGGTGCTCCTGCAGAGCACGGTGGGTGGCGAGGGGGATGGACGCGGCGGACGTGTTGCCCGTCTCGGCGATGTCGCGCGCGACGACGACGGTCTCGGGGAGCTTCAGCTGCTTGGCGAACTCGTCGATGATGCGCATGTTCGCCTGGTGCGGCACGAAGAGCGCGAGATCCTCGGGCTCGACGCCCGCCACCTCGAGCGCCTGACGCGCCACCTTCGCCATCTCCCAGACTGCCCAGCGGAACACCGTCTGGCCCTCCTGGCGCAGCGTCGGCCAGGCGGCCTCGCCGTCGCGGAAGTCGATGAGCGTCGCGTTCATGCCCACGGCATCCGCCTTGGAGCCGTCCGAGCCCCAGACGGGTGCCGCGATGCCGGGCTCGTCGGCGGGGCCGATGACGACGGCACCGGCGCCGTCGCCGAGCAGGAACGAGATGGAGCGGTCGGTGGGGTCGACGACGTCCGAGAGCTTCTCGGCGCCGATGACGAGCGCGTAGTGGGCGGCGCCGGCGCGGATGAGCGCATCGGCCTGGGTGACCGCGTAGCTGAAGCCCGCGCAGGCGGCGTTCTCGTCGTAGGCGGCAGCGGGGTTCGCGCCGACGCGGTCGGCCACGACGGCCGCGATGGAGGGGGTCTGCTGCACGTTGCTGATGGTCGCGACGATGACGAGGTCGATGGACTCCGGGGCGACCCCCGACTTCTCGATCGCCTCGCGGCCGGCCTCGGTGGCGAGGTCGACGGCGAGGATGCCGGCGGAGGCGCGGGCGCGCGTCACGATGCCGGTGCGCTGGCGGATCCACTCGTCGCTCGAGTCGATGGGCCCGACGAGGTCGTCATTCGGGACGAGGCGGTCGCCGCGGGCCGCGCCGTAGCTGTAGATGCGGGTGAACTGCGGGCCCTGGGCCTGCTTGAGGGTCGTCACGCGACGGTCTCCTGGTCGATGAGGGCGTGGGCGGCGGCGAGGTCGTCGGGCGTCTTGACGGCGACGGTGGGGAGCCCCTTGAGGCCCCGCTTCGCGAGCCCGACGAGGGCGCCCGCGGGGGCGAGCTCGATGAGCCCCGTGACGCCGGCGGTGGCGAAGGCCTCCATGTCGAGGTCCCAGCGCACGGGCGACGCGACCTGACCCACGACGAGGTCGAGGTAGGCGCGACCGGATGCCACGGTGCTGCCGTCGCGGTTGGTCCAGATGGTCAGGCTCGGGTCGGCGGCGTCGACCCCGGCGGCGGCCGCACGCAGCGCGTCGACCGCGGGCGCCATGTAGCGCGTGTGGAAGGCTCCGGCGACCTGCAGCGGGATGACGCGCGCGCCGGCGGGCGGTTCGGCCTGCAGCTGCGCGAGGGCGTCGCGGGCGCCGGCGACGACGATCTGGCCGCCGCCGTTGAAGTTGGCGGGCTCGAGGCCCAGCGTCTCGAGCTTCGCGAGCAGCTCGGCCTCGTCGGCACCGATGACGGCGCTCATCCCGGTGTCCTCGAGGGCCGCCGCCTCGGCCATCGCCCGCCCGCGCAGCGCCACGAGGCGCATCGCGTCGGACTCCGTGAGGATGCCGGCGCCCGCCGCCGCGGCGAGCTCGCCGACCGAGTGCCCCGCGATCCCGGCGACCTTGTCGCGGCGCCCGCCGCCGAGCACGGCACCGAGCGAGAGGATCGAGGCGGCCACGATGAGCGGCTGCGCCACCGCGGTGTCGCGGATGGTGTCGGCGTCCGAGACCGTGCCGTGGGTGCGCAGGTCGACTCCGGCTGCCTCCGCGAGAGCGTCGAGGTGCTCGGCGAAGCGCGGCTCGGCGAGCCAGGGGTCGAGGAATCCGGGGGTCTGCGAGCCCTGTCCGGGCGCGACGATCACGACGGTCACCCGTCCATCCTGCCAACCCTCGGTGCGCTGCGTGGCATACAGGCCACGGAAAATCCGCCGAGACCTTGGCGGATGTCTACAGCGGGCGAACTCAGCCGCGGGGGCGGGCGGTGTCGGCGATCGAGCCGACGATGAGCGCGGTCTGCAGGATGAGGGCCTCGCGGGCGCCGGTGGCGTCCCAGCCGATGACCTCGCTGATGCGCTTGAGGCGGTAGCGCACGGTGTTGGGGTGCACGAAGAGCTCGCGTGCGGTCGCCTCGAGCGAGCGTCCGTTGTCGAGGTAGGCCCAGAGCGTCGTGAGCAGTTCGGTGGAATGGTTCTGCAGGGGCTGGTAGATGCGCGAGATGAGGGTCGCGCGCGCGAGCGGGTCGCCCGCGAGGGCGCGCTCCGGCAGCAGGTCGTCGGCGAGGGTCGGGCGCGGCGCGCCGCGCCAGGCCCGGGCGACCGCGAAGCCCGCGAGGGCCGCCTTCGCGCTGCGGGCGGCATCCACGAGCGAGGGCACCTCGTGGCCGAGCACCAGGTGCCCCGGACCGAAGCCGGGCTCGAGCTGGCGGGCGATCTCGATGAACGGCAGGGCATCCCGGGTCTCGGCCTCCTCGGAGGCGTCGACGCGGCCGATCACGAGCACGAGCCGCGAGCCCTGCACGCCGATGAGCACGTCGGCGTCGAGGTGGCGGGCGGTGCGCCGCAGCTGGTCGACGTCGAGCATCCGCGGTGCCGTCCCGACGAGCACCGAGACCGAGCCGTGGCCGTTCCAGCCGAGCGCGGCGACCCGGCTCGGCAGCTCGCTGTCGTACTCGCCGGTGAGGATCGAGTCGACCACGAGCGCCTCGAGCCGGGCATCCCAGAGCCCGCGGGCCTCGGCGGCGCGGGCGTAGACGTCGGCGGCCGCGAAGGCGATCTCACGCGAGTACAGCAGGATCGCCTCGCGCAGCTCGTCTCCCGCGCTCGTGACGCGGTCCTCGACGACCTCGACCGTCACGCGGATGAGCTGCAGCGTCTGCTGCAGGCTCACCGAGCGCAGCAGCTCGCGCGGCGCCGCCCCGAACACGTCGGCCGCGATCCACGGAGTCGAGGTCGGGTCGTCGTACCAGGAGATGAACGAGGTGATGCCCGCCTGCGCGACGAGTCCGACGGCGCTGCGACGCCCCGGCGGCATCTCGCGATACCAGGGGAGCGTCTCGTCGAGTCGCTTGAGCGTCGTCGTCGCGAGCTCGCCTGACAGCGTGCGCAGCCAGGCGAGCGTCTGCTCCTTGGTCCTCTCGGGCACGGTCGGGTCGGCTCTAGCTCTCGCCGCCCGCCGAGCCGGTCGTGCCGGCGGTCACGTCGTGCAGCTTGTACTTGTCGATCGCCTGGAGCACGTAGGCCGGGTCGACCTGTCCGCGCCGGGCGAGCGACTGCAGCGCGCGCACGACGACCGACGGGCCGTCGATCTTGAAGTAGCGGCGAGCGGCCGGGCGCGTGTCGCTGAAGCCGAAGTCGTCGGCGCCGAGCGTCGCGAACTCGCCGGGGACCCACGCGCGGATCTGGTCGGGCACGGCGTGCATGTAGTCGGTCACCGCGAGGAACGGTCCCTCGGCCCCGTTGAGCTTCTGCCACACGTACGGCACGTGCGGCTGCTTGGTGGGGTTGAGGAAGTTGTGCTCGTCGGCGGCGATGCCGTCGCGGCGCAGCTCGCTCCACGAGGTGACGCTCCACACATCCGCGGCGACGCCCCAGTCCTTCGCGAGCAGCTCCTGGGCCTCGAGGGCCCACGGCACCGCGACGCCGGAGGCGAGCAGCTGCGTCTTCGGACCGCCGATCGTCGCGTCCTTGAGCTTGTAGATGCCCCGGAGCAGTCCGTCGACGTCGAGTCCCTCGGGCTCGACCGGCTGCACGTGCGGCTCGTTGTACACCGTGAGGTAGTACATGACGTTCGGGTCGGGATGCGATCCGCCGTACATGCGCTCGAGGCCGG encodes:
- a CDS encoding DUF3145 domain-containing protein, producing MSRGVVYVHSAPRALCPHVEWAAGRALGRAVNFDWRPQPVLPGAHRTEYTWEGPRGTGALLASALRGWEHLRYEVTEDAGLGTDGGRWMHTPDLGIFFAQTDTAGNTVVPEDRIRAAMEAAGSDAFELHRQLRVALGHAWDEELEPFRYAGEDSPVIWLHKVG
- the fabF gene encoding beta-ketoacyl-ACP synthase II encodes the protein MTKKIVVTGIGTSSPLGGTAPDTWNALLAGESGAHTLTHEWVSELELPVTFAAEAKVRPEEVLERQEIKRLDPMSQFALIASREAWQDAGAPEVEPERFGVEYSTGIGGLWTLLDAWDTLKEKGPRRVLPMTVPMLMPNAAAAAVSMHLGARAFARTDVSACASSTEAIANAYDHLQQGYADIVIAGGTESAIHGITLASFASMQALSKRNDSPETASRPYDVSRDGFVMGEGAASIVLETEEHAKARGAKIYAELAGGGVTSDSYHITAPDPEGWGASRAVQAALAQAGASADEVTHVNAHATSTPVGDIAEYKALLSVFGDRVHGIPVSATKASTGHLLGGTGALEAIFTILAVQQRLAPPTINLTEQDPEIPLDVVTSPRPLGDGPQLAISNSFGFGGHNSVVVFRSV
- a CDS encoding acyl carrier protein, whose product is MALSTEEVLAGLAELINDETGIAADTVELDKSFTDDLDIDSISMMTIVVNAEEKFDVKIPDEEVKNLKTVGDAVSYIVNAS
- a CDS encoding beta-ketoacyl-ACP synthase III, which produces MTTLKQAQGPQFTRIYSYGAARGDRLVPNDDLVGPIDSSDEWIRQRTGIVTRARASAGILAVDLATEAGREAIEKSGVAPESIDLVIVATISNVQQTPSIAAVVADRVGANPAAAYDENAACAGFSYAVTQADALIRAGAAHYALVIGAEKLSDVVDPTDRSISFLLGDGAGAVVIGPADEPGIAAPVWGSDGSKADAVGMNATLIDFRDGEAAWPTLRQEGQTVFRWAVWEMAKVARQALEVAGVEPEDLALFVPHQANMRIIDEFAKQLKLPETVVVARDIAETGNTSAASIPLATHRALQEHPELSGGLALQIGFGAGLVFGAQVVRLP
- a CDS encoding ACP S-malonyltransferase; its protein translation is MTVVIVAPGQGSQTPGFLDPWLAEPRFAEHLDALAEAAGVDLRTHGTVSDADTIRDTAVAQPLIVAASILSLGAVLGGGRRDKVAGIAGHSVGELAAAAGAGILTESDAMRLVALRGRAMAEAAALEDTGMSAVIGADEAELLAKLETLGLEPANFNGGGQIVVAGARDALAQLQAEPPAGARVIPLQVAGAFHTRYMAPAVDALRAAAAGVDAADPSLTIWTNRDGSTVASGRAYLDLVVGQVASPVRWDLDMEAFATAGVTGLIELAPAGALVGLAKRGLKGLPTVAVKTPDDLAAAHALIDQETVA
- a CDS encoding PucR family transcriptional regulator — translated: MPERTKEQTLAWLRTLSGELATTTLKRLDETLPWYREMPPGRRSAVGLVAQAGITSFISWYDDPTSTPWIAADVFGAAPRELLRSVSLQQTLQLIRVTVEVVEDRVTSAGDELREAILLYSREIAFAAADVYARAAEARGLWDARLEALVVDSILTGEYDSELPSRVAALGWNGHGSVSVLVGTAPRMLDVDQLRRTARHLDADVLIGVQGSRLVLVIGRVDASEEAETRDALPFIEIARQLEPGFGPGHLVLGHEVPSLVDAARSAKAALAGFAVARAWRGAPRPTLADDLLPERALAGDPLARATLISRIYQPLQNHSTELLTTLWAYLDNGRSLEATARELFVHPNTVRYRLKRISEVIGWDATGAREALILQTALIVGSIADTARPRG